Below is a window of Zygosaccharomyces rouxii strain CBS732 chromosome C complete sequence DNA.
CTCAATGACTTTGTTTAAATTACCaacttctttcaaatgctcctctcttttaaatttattGGTCATTTCGAAGTTCAATTCCTTCCTTTGCAAAGTACTAGCCATATTCATATGCAAACTTTGCAACGATACAACAATATTACCATCCACCACGGTATTAGGACCATCACATAATTTAGAACATTCGTTGATCTCTGACAAaatctcatcttcaaatgttcTTGCTTCTTTGATTGCTGTGGATACGAACAAGTCTTGCAATCTCCAAAATTCACTAAATGTCAACACAGCCTTATCACTAATACCATCAATATCGGTAACGCTTTGAACTTTCCAGAAACTCCTGTAGGCAATCAAGATATTGTCAGTTAGACCAGGTGCAGAAAGTGCAGAAAAGGTTTCTTGCTCTCTCAAAGATTCAACAGGATTTATCCTCCAAAAATCTCTAAAGCACTCTAGGGCCAGATCACCAATTCCACGGACAGCTAGAGGTTCTTCATGTTTCCAAAAATCTCTAGAGAGCAACACAAAATTGTCAGAGAGTCCAGTGCACAAAAGTGTTTCTTGTGTACTCTGGGATCCATGAGCGGCAATCTGGGCAGAATCTTGGACACTAGTGGACACAAGAGAATACTGAGACTTCCAAAATTCATTAGAAGCAAGCAGAGCAAAATCGTTCAAGCCACTAGTCAGTGATTTGTTCTGCATTTGGCAAAACTCCCTGGCACTCGTTAAAGCAGATTCTTGAAGTCCCCGGTTAACAAGAGTTTCTTGTAAACTCCAAAATTCCCTAGCTGCctttaaaaaagaatattcAAAAACAAAATCGAAAGGTTCATGAGAGTTTTCAGAATGGGATGGACAGCTTAGATTGTCAGTGGAAGTTGGTGTCACTACTTCAATGATGGAGCTGGATTCTTTCAACGGAACCTCAGACTTGTAGAAAAAATCAAGTTCCTTTGAACTGAACCAATAATCCACTGTGGGCtcacaattttttccacttgATGGTTCAAAGTTATCGTAAGCAGACCATAGCTCGATCGTAGGATCAACGATTCTGGAGAGATCGTACTTGGCGGTAATACTCAAAACCATTTCGATAAAAGGATGCAAATTAGAATATAGCAACAGTAAAAAGCTTTAAGCAAAAAAAGAGGAGTAGGCACACTCCTTAGAATTAAATTTGAACCTTTTGTTCTGGTTTtttaaaaacaaaaatgaCGGGTAGAATGAATCAACTGAGAGAAGCAAAAATCTCGATAGGACCTCTTTTTATATGTTTGGAAACTTACTGAATATTATGCTGGGCATCTGAATTTACACAAAAATCTGATTTGAACTTTAGAACAGCCTTGGGAGAAACCGCTATCAAGATAATGGTTTTATACCGCTGGAGTGCGATGCACTGACACAAGGAATGTAAAGAGTCGAACAAAATCgccaagaaaagaaaacatttGCTTCCCTGCATAATTGGACCCTTGTGacatcttcagaagatcTAGACCTTGTAAGAATTCATTAACTGTAGGAATACCAAATCGATTCCACAAAACTCGACCTAGAGAAACCTGGAGAAATCTGCCAAAACTAAAAATATTAAATCCCaaacattgaaaaatgttcTAAACGATATTGTGTCCATAAGGACAGAGGAATTTGGGGAGTCTGCgattaaaaagaaatataCTCTTTATTTTCCCATTCCTAAATACAATAGAGAATGTCGAAAAAAAGGCACGCGAATATGCAGGTATAGAATCTTCTGTGCATGGAAGCGTAGATCATCGAAGCTTTTTTGTGGCTTATGACCCCATAAGTTTATTTCGAAAAATAGAGCACAAAGAGCAGTTCTCCATTTTGGAACACAACCCAGTACTATCCCATAGTATTACCCAACTGACGGTATCGAATTGTACAACCTCCTAATGGTATTAAACCGCTAGAGCTTAATCTCTTATCACGTGACTCTATAGGTCCCCTTTTTGGACTCCTTTTCTCGAGAAATATAACCTGGTTAATGAATGTTCGAAACTTATGAATAGACTAAATCAATATTAGTGCCACTTATGTCTACGTTAAGAGGTGCCAGCACATTTTTCGGTTGTGAAACTTTAAACAGAGTGTCCTTTCTGAGGGAAGATGTTGAATTCGTCAAGAATACACTTACCCATGGATCGACTACATTTGTGCCATTTATACGTGGTGAAGCATTATCTTCCAATGGATCTTTATATTCCATAAAGCTAGACGAGTCACAGTCGGTCATGAAGCCGGTGGTGAACAAGTTGCTTCCCATCTTAAATACCAGTGCAAGTCGTTTGCGTAACTCCGGTGTCAATTTGACCTTCCTGGGGCTTAAACAAGGTGAAGATTCCCGTGAAGGAGTCTTCGTATATCGCTCCCAATACAAGGGTACCCCATACTATGGTATCGATTTCCATGTTGATTCAGATACGTTGGTTAAACCTTCTGATATCGCTCCATTAACCAAGATGCCATTACTCGATCGTGAAACTATCTTTGAAAtggataatgaagatgcatCTATTTATTCACATGCCAAGATGTATCTAGATTGGCTTAGCAAGTACCATTTTTGTCCTGGCTGTGGCTCTCCCATCTACCCAGTTGATGCAGGCACTAAACTACAGTGTTCCAATGCTAACCGTGAAGTTGGCTGTCAGGTGAGGGACGCCAGAGTGACTAATGTGTATTTCCCACGTACTGACCCCGTAGTAATCACTGCCATTGCTTCACGGGACTTTAGCAGAATCTGCTTAGCGAGATCTAAGCGTAAACATGGGGACACTGTCATGTATAGCACCATTGCAGGTTTCATGGAACCTGCAGAAACTGTAGAAAACGCATCCCGTAGAGAGATTTGGGAAGAGACTGGTATTCGTTGTGAAGATGTCGCCATGATCACTACACAACCATGGCCCTACCCTGTCAACCTAATGATTGGTTGTCTTGGTCTAGTGGATGCCAATGGTGTCAACGAAGTAATCAGCTTGACCCACGACGAAGAATTATTGGACGCCCAGTGGTTTTCCACGGAGGATGTCAGTAAGTCTCTCGAAGCCTACGATGGCAATGGAATGGTTAGATTCAAGGACTCAATAAGACTACCTGGCTCCACTGCCGTAGCGTTCCATTTAATCAAGCACGTTTGCGACAAATACAAGAGACGTCAAGCTTCTCTATAGAGACCAGTTAGTCATATATGTGTGTATATATAGatatatatgtatgtgCCATTAATGttctatttgaatttggcTAGTCTAAAACATGGCGTAAAACTCGTGGTCAGAATAAGCTGATTAACCTTTGCTTTAAGGGAAAGAGCGCAATATATAACGGGAGAGGAAAAGGATATTTGAAGCTTGAACTACTACAATTTACACAAGTGAGAAGAATATATCAAGTAAACATGGTTTTGGTTGCCGGTCATAGGGCCTTTAAGGGGCAATACATTGAGAATACTATGGTGGCCTTTGAAAGAGCTTACGAGGCCAAATCAGATATAATTGAGACAGACCTTCAGATGACGAGTGATGGTGTGGTCGTTGTGAATCACGATGTGGATACAGGTAGAATATGGGATAAAGACTTGTTTATTGCCGACCatacttttgaagagattAGCAAATTGAGATGCAAAGACGACCAAACACTAAAGATGCCCACTTTGGCcgaaattttggaatggATCGTCGAGCATCCAGGGGTGAGGATCATGCTGGATatcaaattcaccaatgaGAAGATTGTGCTACCCAAGACCTATGCTACCATGCTAAGCATTAAGAACGATATTCGTTTTTGGCAAGAAAGGATCATCTGGGGGCTTTGGCAACTAGATTGGTTTGAATACGGTATAGAAACTGGTGTCATCAAAGATTTCGAAGTTTTCGTTATTACACTCTCGTTAGATATCGCGGaacaattcatcaattattctttgaaattgaataacCCTCATTTTAGGCTATCGGGGATTAGTATCCATTTCGTGGCTTCTTGGACTCAAAGATTTAGACATACTCTAGCCCCTAAATTACTGGAGAATAAAATTAAGGTCTTTCTATGGACTGTCAACAAGGGCATCGATTTCGAATACACCGGTGCTCTCCCCATCGCAGGTGTGGTTACAGATGACCCTATTGTAGCCCGCCAACTGTCCAAAGAATACTCCAAGACCAAAGAGTTTGCTGCACCCGATTGGAACAGTCTCAACGGATTCAGGTTCTACACTTTCCTCGCAGCATACCATATTATCTGCTCGTTACTTTTCAAACCATGGGCTCACTTCAAAGTGGGACCTTATTCGCTAGCCTATCTCGTCTTCTACCTGCTGAGAACAATCcacttcttgtaaaatctgTAGCTGACCACTCCTGGGCGGCTAGATACAGGTATATACATCCCTATATAAACATTCCAATAGACTCTTCTGTAAGTACACATGGTTTTCACATGACcttttttccttcaacagcttttcattttttatcttcacCTCAAAATCAAGTAAAGTTAACCCAACTTTGACCTCATTTTGGCGTAGAAAAAGCGGtttgaagagaagagaGGATAATAAATTAATCTCGAAGCGTCTGGGTACaataattctcttgatccCCTGAAATTTGGTTTAAACTTTCTACAACTCAAATTTCTctcatatttttttctttgttcaaCGCCGCTTCCAAAAATCTCCTCTGTTGAGTCCTTCATTAATAGTGATAGCAGGCTCTTCACTGGAATTAAACGTTCAATTGCTTTATTTACTCGAGAGAAAAGGCTAGCCTATATGACTGATACGGGTTTACAGATTAAGGGCATCAAGCAAGGGATAAGAGAACAATATTCTGACAGCGAAGGTCTGTCAGGTAAGAAGGGATCCAGTCACAGTGGGTGGAAAGAGCATTTATCGCTGGTGAAAAACCGTCCCCCCCAATACAACCAAATTAATCCAACTACAAAGGAAAGattttttaattcaaaCACACGTATTATTGAGAATCCACTGGAAACATCCGCATCGTTTCAATACAGAGTTTGTAACAGCTGTGGGAAACCATTGGCATTAAACGCCATTGTAGATCATTTAGAGAATCATTGTAAAGGTGATAATCCTTCTAGTGTGGGCAATAGAGAGATGACAGATGAAGAGACGGAGCTAAACGCTTCACCAAGGAGGCAGAATGGCGGTGAAAACAATGGTAACAATAAGAGACAAATGGAGGAAGAAGACTCACCAACGCCAGATCAAGAAAATAGAAGGTTCAGAGAGGATAGCGGGACTCCTCAGGCTACTCCGATGAAAAAGCAAAGAAAAGTTAAACAGAGAAACCCAACGCAGAAGCACCTAATCGATTTCGACAAACAATGTGGTGTCGAACTACCTGAAGGTGGCTACTGTGCACGTTCCTTGACTTGTAAATCACATTCCATGGGGGCTAAAAGATCTGTCAATGGGCGTAATCAGCCATTTGACGTTTTGTTAGCGGCATACCATAAGCAACATCAAACAAAGATTGGTGCCGCTGCAGAGAAAAGGGCTAAACAACAGGAGATTCAAAAGCAACAGAAGCAAATACAAAGGGAACAGAAGAAGCAGATGCAGCAACAGAAACAAAGTCAACGTGgtaagaataaaaatggCTCGTCGGTGGGCAGTTCAGGTGCAAAATCAAGCACTCCCTCTGGTGCAGGTAAAAATGCTCAAGGCGATATGCGGGCCAATTCTAGCATAAGTTTAACGcctgaagaagaaactacACAGGTACTTAACGGTGTTTCTAGGTCATTCCCGTTACCACTGGAGACCAATGTGCTTTCATCTGTAAAGCGTAGGTCGAGATATTTTAGAATGAGAGAGATGTTTGCATCTGCGTTCTCGGTAAGACCAGGTTATACTGCTCCTGGATATGGTGCGATTCATTCTCGTGTCGGTTGTGTGGATCTAGATAGAACCACAGATTATAAGTTTCGTATTCGCACGCCTCAACCTATCAATCAGATGCCTCCTCAGAATCTGACACCTCAGCAACTTTATAAGATTCAGCAAAACAAGATGCTTCAATCACAAATGATGAACATGCAACACGATAGCCCTAACTTAAATGGTCAACAAGAGATAGAGAAAAGGCAGCAGCAAATGCAAGCACAAGGTAgacaacagcaacaatACCAATCACCAGAAGCCGTTTCGCAGGCTAATAACAATATACAAAGGCCTGTACAACAACCAAATTTACAAGGTAAAGGACTCACTCCCCAGGAAATACagttacaacaacaaaagCTGCGACAACAGCAGCtgcaacaacaacgttTTGAAGCAGCTGCATTCCACCTGGCGAATGCTACAAAATTAATGCAAAATTCTAACGGTGAAGGTGGTCAAGAACAATCAAATAATTACGTGGGAACTTCTTCGCCGGCGGCCAATTCACCGCCATCGCAGCAATCAGTAGGAGGTTCCGTCGGTGGAAGGGTTAACGTTGGCATAGGAAATTTCATGGACGGTTACGGTGGAAGGGTGAATTGATCGTCTATATTTTCTGGTATATATCGTTATTTTGGGTAATGACTTATCATCTGATGTCAGTAAACTTGTTTAtgtaaaaataaaaaacaATAATGAAATAATAACATTAAGTGTGTCCACATTGGTACCATCATGATATCTTTGTCAAGGCGAGGACAACCCAGAATAGAACAAATACAGAGTGGAAGTACCAGCCCATAATCACTGACATCCCAATATATGGCCAAATTTGACCTTCAAgggtgaattggaaaacaAGATGCAAGGCAAAGTTGAGTAGACCTACGAAAAAAGTTTCCCAGAAAtaagttttcttttctttgtcGATGGTTTTTTCGatatttctttcaaaactcTGTGTCATTGCACCGCGTGAATAGTACTTTTCAACTCTTCTCAACCCATTCTTCTTAAAATTCACCTTCCCGTCCTTTGTAACTGActtgaattcttcaatggcCTTGGCCCAATCCTTAGGATCTGATCTCGCAAGCCATCCTGTGGCTTCATTCTCATTGACACCTGTAACCAAACGCTCAACCGTCTCTAATGGACCACCAGTGTTTACAGCAAGCACAGGCTTACCATGTTTCATAGCTTCTAAAGGAACAATACCAAAATGTTCAAAAGAAGGTGTGTACAATAGTAATTCCATCTTACTTAACAACAATTCCTTTagggaagaagaaattgaagtcAAGAAGATAACCTTACTGTTCAGCGCTTGGGAATTGTTTAAACCTCCATTTTTCCTAAACTCTGGGTAAAAAATTGTAGTATGGGATAACTTTAATTTATCGGCCGCCTCCTGTAGCTCTTGCAAGTAACCTACATTTTCAGATACCCTTTCGTCATAACCACCAGTGACTATTAATTTCGAATTTTCATCGTCACTTTCGCTAGATAAAGCATATGACTCTAACGCCAGTAAaatgttcttcttcctttcaTATCTGTTTATACTCAGATAGAATCTCTGATGAGGATGTAATAATCCAGTCAAGAAGTCTTGGTCGATCGGTTCAATTGATTGGAAGGATAGATCCACGCAAGGGTAAATAACATCAGGTTCACCTTCCAAAAATCTAAAAGTCTTATGGTAAATTGACTTCGTAAAGTGGGAATTCACCACTACACAATCAGCAGCACTCATGgtaaattgttcaaataaATCGAAGGGCACCCTGTAAAGCTTCTTTATTAAACTTGTTCTCTGTGCCAATAACTGATCAGGGAAATGGCAGTAGAACATCAACTTGGCACTACTGACCATGTGCAAGAATGGCATACAAGTAGATAGCTGGTCCGTAATGTAAAGATCATGCTGGTTTATCTTCCCCATCAAATACAGTTGCAACACTAGGTAAAGTTGTCTTAAGTTGGCAAAAACGATGTAGAATTTATTCAGAAAGTTGGTGGgtaattcatcaccataaacttccactttcaataatccatttttaatttcttcaaagcaATGGCTTCTATCACAATGACTAGTGTATATGACCACATCATGTCCCTGTTCTTGTAAGCCAATTGCAGCATCGACAACTAACCTTTCAGCACCTCCAATACCCAAATCTGGATGCACAAATGCAATTTTAAGCTTCTGATTAGCTCCACTCATGGTTTCCAACGGATGATTTAATGCCCTCTATTTAATTTCAAGCTGCGTTATGGTTGGCCTTTGTTATGTTAGGTGAAATTTCGGCTTTACAAGTACTTAGACTCATCACtactaatgataataaggGAAAGTTGCTTAATGAGAccttttacaagaattgtaaGCCGTAGGAGGCTCAATAATATAAGGTACTATTCTTCTAAGGACGATGATAGTTATTTGATGAGAAGACTCCAAGATCTGAAGGATCAGAGCACCGTGGACAAGAACGATCCCCTAGTCAAGTTGTCACAATTTTGTGAGAATGACGTTGGCAATGAATGGGCTTACGAAGAGGATAAGATCAATGCTGATAAGATTCTAGAAATTATTAATGCACAACAGAGGGTTTCCAATATGCACCTAGGTTCCTCGTCAGACGAAGATGGACAAAAGGCCTCCCGACCACCATCAGCATCAGATTCTGAAGCACAGAGAGAAGCATTCCAATTTATTAACAAGATGCCAGGACACACTTTCCAAGATAAAATCGAGACTGCTCAAAAGAGGGCTATAAGGTACAAATTGAGACAGGAAAAGATTCAAGAGGCCAGAGACCAAAAGGAACAATCACATTTTAGAGAATTATATGCTGAGAGGTTTACGCCTATTGGttcctttgaaaaactgGAATCACTTGCTGatagaagaattgaagaaagtaTGAGACAGGGtggatttgaagatgtGGGGAAGGTAAGGGGAAAACCTACCGAATTACCCAGACCAAATCAGCATGTGAGTACTACAGAGCACTATCTGAACAACATTTTGGTTAAACAAAACATTGCACCACCTTGGATCGAAAATCAGTGGAGAGTCAATCGTAACGTAACGGATTTCAGAGCAGAACTGTTTGGAGAATTTGAAAGGGAATTGTCCtctattttgaaaaaattcaaattattCAATAGTTCTAGCAACGTGGAAACAGTACGTAGATCCATTGCCCATAGTTACGGTAGTGTTGATGgatttttaaaatatcGTTTTgagaattggaaaaattctagAAAGACTTGGGCAGATAGAAAAATTAGTACCATTAACAGTGGATTAAGAACTTATAATCTACAGGCTCCATTATCAACGCAAAAATTATATTTGGTATCAGACAAGGAATTTCAACGGGTACTTGATAATATCAATTTTGACAATCTAATAGATAGTGAAATtacttcttcaaagaacAAACAGGCCGAAGAGCGGCATACGGCTCAATCTAAATCCCCATCCCTAGGAGCATTCTTTAAACTTTGGTGAATCGGAATATGTTTTGGACCATCGTTATACTCATCTGTaaatatctttttcttttcttgtctttttttttggaaTATTCAATGAAACTAATATAAATTAACATAAATATAAACTAATACAAACCAATAAATACCGTTCGCAAGGATCCGACTTAGGCAATTTCGATACTTCCAGCAGTTTCTACAGTTTGTTTAGGAGTAGGTTCTGCCTGCTCAGGACCCTTCTTCTTACCCTTTCTATAAAACCTAGTGTCTCCTGGGACAAATccaccattaccaaataaTGCCCATTCCGGTGTTTTAGCTATATAATCCAATGGTTGGAAATCTTTACCGCTGTTTAACAACTCGAAATATCTATCAAAATCGATATGAGTGTACCACTCGCCATCAATCTTAAATTTCGTATTAGCAATCAAAATACAGTTAGAATGAGCATGTTCAGCTGAAATATCGTAGCCCAACCCACGTCTTTGTAATTCAGCAGCGAAATTTCTGACAAAGGCTTTGATTTCTTCATAAAATGGAATGTTTTGCATAGTTAATGGATTCCCATTCCCATCTGAAGAACCAGCAAATGTGGCACCTTTGATTTCAATGAAGCATGGTTTACCACGTTGCACCAAATCTGCATAGGACATCACTTCAGCCATATTGAAACCTTTGACTAAAGTAAGTCTAAAAACAGTTCTTTGATGTGATTGAGTGGTACTCAAAATATCCAAGCATTGCATCAATCTTTCCCAAAAATCTTTGTACAATGGTCTATCGATCTTCTTCAGTTCACTCTTTGTCGAAGCATCGATGGAGACGTACAACTGGGTGACTTTGCAAATTTTGGCTAGGGCTTCAGGATGTTGAGCGTTGCAAACTAGGAAACTAGAGATGCCTTTCGCGTGTAAAAGGCTGATGAATTTGCTAATGTATGGATACATGATGGGTTCACCTACTAATGAAAGGGCACAGTGACGTACTTGGAAGGCCTTCGCAAATCTTTCTGCCTTCACACCTGGAACACCCCTCATCTGTTTGATTTTGGAGTAATGACTCGTCAAAgcattttccaagatgtACTCTGGATCGTCGACTTCCCACCTCCAGTTTTTGGATACTGGGTTGGACCCATGTCTCCAACAAAAGACACATTTGGAGGAACATGCTAACGATGGTGTCAATTCCATACATCTACTGGATACAATATTGAATAAAGAATGCTTATAACAAGATCCTCTACCCCTTAGATCGCTTTTCGTCCATCTGCAGATTTTCACACCAGAGTGCGAACCTACAATGGAATAACCCTGTTTTGTTAAAGTCTTATAAGTAGGACTATTCTTGGCGACCATTTGTTTAATTTCGGTAGAATTGTTACCATCAGCATTACCaatatcttccaaatcgaCCATCTCTTCACCCCCGTCAGCATTTTCGTTCTCCTCCTCCACGGATTCGTCATACTCGTAAAGCATaggttcatcatctttcaaagtctCAGCAAAAAGATTTGTCCAatcttcaatctttttttcaccatcgtACTTCATACAAACTTCTCCCACAGGGAACACTCTTCTACCACCAAGACGAGCTATCCAGTGGTCTGCCTTTTTGGCTTGATAACAAAACCTTTCTGGCCATGATTCGGAATCACCAATACCCAAAATGGAATAACCAactaatttcttcaaggGGAACCTGTCAACTCTAAAGTCGTGAAAGTTCTCTTCTAGCGTCTGTAAAAAGAAATCTAGTGGGCAGTCAGTGTCGTATGAAGGTAAAACCATCAAGTATAGTGCATTATCACAAGGGACGTTAACAAAATAATCATCGATATCACTTAGGtcatccaaatttaacaaaATAGGCCTGTGTTTCAACTCTTTCATGGTACAAAGCTTTGCCATCACTTTGTTAGCACATCTTTCGGCTGCACCTTGTAAAGTGCAGTAAAAGATGTAAATTTGTGAATTGAGCAAAGTCTCATTAGAAACAGTCATAGCACTTTTGACCAGATTGTCCTGTTTTGGTGCTTCATTTTGCTTTTTAGCGGGCATGGATTTTGAGAATACTTTTGGTTGTCTAgactttttcttcttttctgGTTTGAACGCTTGCGTAAAATCAACTGCCACAGGATAAGAATCAGTATCCTTTTTCTGCTCCTCTACTGCcttattcttttttgatCCACATCGACATGCATGAGCACTGCCGCCGTCGCCATTTTTCGATGAGCAACAACCACTACCGCCTTTACCACCACAACAGGtatgtttttttttcgtctTTTCTTCAGCACCGTCTAATGGTAACTGAGGTTTTTCCTCAACTACTTTATGGGATTCCTCATGCCAAATCCCATAGGACACTAGTATAGCTAGCGCTACTGAGATCCTACCACCAAACCATAAATAGGCACCA
It encodes the following:
- the NPY1 gene encoding NAD(+) diphosphatase (similar to uniprot|P53164 Saccharomyces cerevisiae YGL067W NPY1 NADH diphosphatase (pyrophosphatase) hydrolyzes the pyrophosphate linkage in NADH and related nucleotides localizes to peroxisomes) produces the protein MSTLRGASTFFGCETLNRVSFLREDVEFVKNTLTHGSTTFVPFIRGEALSSNGSLYSIKLDESQSVMKPVVNKLLPILNTSASRLRNSGVNLTFLGLKQGEDSREGVFVYRSQYKGTPYYGIDFHVDSDTLVKPSDIAPLTKMPLLDRETIFEMDNEDASIYSHAKMYLDWLSKYHFCPGCGSPIYPVDAGTKLQCSNANREVGCQVRDARVTNVYFPRTDPVVITAIASRDFSRICLARSKRKHGDTVMYSTIAGFMEPAETVENASRREIWEETGIRCEDVAMITTQPWPYPVNLMIGCLGLVDANGVNEVISLTHDEELLDAQWFSTEDVSKSLEAYDGNGMVRFKDSIRLPGSTAVAFHLIKHVCDKYKRRQASL
- a CDS encoding DUF1992 domain-containing protein (conserved hypothetical protein); this encodes MIIRESCLMRPFTRIVSRRRLNNIRYYSSKDDDSYLMRRLQDLKDQSTVDKNDPLVKLSQFCENDVGNEWAYEEDKINADKILEIINAQQRVSNMHLGSSSDEDGQKASRPPSASDSEAQREAFQFINKMPGHTFQDKIETAQKRAIRYKLRQEKIQEARDQKEQSHFRELYAERFTPIGSFEKLESLADRRIEESMRQGGFEDVGKVRGKPTELPRPNQHVSTTEHYLNNILVKQNIAPPWIENQWRVNRNVTDFRAELFGEFERELSSILKKFKLFNSSSNVETVRRSIAHSYGSVDGFLKYRFENWKNSRKTWADRKISTINSGLRTYNLQAPLSTQKLYLVSDKEFQRVLDNINFDNLIDSEITSSKNKQAEERHTAQSKSPSLGAFFKLW
- the PGC1 gene encoding phosphatidylglycerol phospholipase (similar to uniprot|Q08959 Saccharomyces cerevisiae YPL206C Endoplasmic reticulum protein of unknown function): MVLVAGHRAFKGQYIENTMVAFERAYEAKSDIIETDLQMTSDGVVVVNHDVDTGRIWDKDLFIADHTFEEISKLRCKDDQTLKMPTLAEILEWIVEHPGVRIMLDIKFTNEKIVLPKTYATMLSIKNDIRFWQERIIWGLWQLDWFEYGIETGVIKDFEVFVITLSLDIAEQFINYSLKLNNPHFRLSGISIHFVASWTQRFRHTLAPKLLENKIKVFLWTVNKGIDFEYTGALPIAGVVTDDPIVARQLSKEYSKTKEFAAPDWNSLNGFRFYTFLAAYHIICSLLFKPWAHFKVGPYSLAYLVFYLLRTIHFL
- the ALG2 gene encoding GDP-Man:Man(1)GlcNAc(2)-PP-dolichol alpha-1,3-mannosyltransferase (similar to uniprot|P43636 Saccharomyces cerevisiae YGL065C ALG2 Mannosyltransferase mannosylates Man2GlcNAc2-PP-Dol to form Man3GlcNAc2-PP-Dol which is a precursor required for asparagine-linked protein glycosylation), with protein sequence MSGANQKLKIAFVHPDLGIGGAERLVVDAAIGLQEQGHDVVIYTSHCDRSHCFEEIKNGLLKVEVYGDELPTNFLNKFYIVFANLRQLYLVLQLYLMGKINQHDLYITDQLSTCMPFLHMVSSAKLMFYCHFPDQLLAQRTSLIKKLYRVPFDLFEQFTMSAADCVVVNSHFTKSIYHKTFRFLEGEPDVIYPCVDLSFQSIEPIDQDFLTGLLHPHQRFYLSINRYERKKNILLALESYALSSESDDENSKLIVTGGYDERVSENVGYLQELQEAADKLKLSHTTIFYPEFRKNGGLNNSQALNSKVIFLTSISSSLKELLLSKMELLLYTPSFEHFGIVPLEAMKHGKPVLAVNTGGPLETVERLVTGVNENEATGWLARSDPKDWAKAIEEFKSVTKDGKVNFKKNGLRRVEKYYSRGAMTQSFERNIEKTIDKEKKTYFWETFFVGLLNFALHLVFQFTLEGQIWPYIGMSVIMGWYFHSVFVLFWVVLALTKIS
- a CDS encoding uncharacterized protein (no similarity), with the translated sequence MVLSITAKYDLSRIVDPTIELWSAYDNFEPSSGKNCEPTVDYWFSSKELDFFYKSEVPLKESSSIIEVVTPTSTDNLSCPSHSENSHEPFDFVFEYSFLKAAREFWSLQETLVNRGLQESALTSAREFCQMQNKSLTSGLNDFALLASNEFWKSQYSLVSTSVQDSAQIAAHGSQSTQETLLCTGLSDNFVLLSRDFWKHEEPLAVRGIGDLALECFRDFWRINPVESLREQETFSALSAPGLTDNILIAYRSFWKVQSVTDIDGISDKAVLTFSEFWRLQDLFVSTAIKEARTFEDEILSEINECSKLCDGPNTVVDGNIVVSLQSLHMNMASTLQRKELNFEMTNKFKREEHLKEVGNLNKVIEKLQKEKSQWITSHQVLTKQLAQKDKQLEVVDEMISHNIDLELANEELNKKWTKAAAQLKIADSIETENYELIFANAKLTSEKQQLISNFTKRQDELITSNANLHVLVLSMEKAAERNFDESCKLQSIIEMLKKKDAKCSSPPSSTHSTESGFGAGSTRSRGSRRGRSFSRRSNNSLLCQARVESSLVPPTSAGMIYVNS
- the SGF73 gene encoding deubiquitination module subunit SGF73 (some similarities with uniprot|P53165 Saccharomyces cerevisiae YGL066W SGF73 SaGa associated Factor 73kDa Probable 73KkDa Subunit of SAGA histone acetyltransferase complex), with the translated sequence MTDTGLQIKGIKQGIREQYSDSEGLSGKKGSSHSGWKEHLSLVKNRPPQYNQINPTTKERFFNSNTRIIENPLETSASFQYRVCNSCGKPLALNAIVDHLENHCKGDNPSSVGNREMTDEETELNASPRRQNGGENNGNNKRQMEEEDSPTPDQENRRFREDSGTPQATPMKKQRKVKQRNPTQKHLIDFDKQCGVELPEGGYCARSLTCKSHSMGAKRSVNGRNQPFDVLLAAYHKQHQTKIGAAAEKRAKQQEIQKQQKQIQREQKKQMQQQKQSQRGKNKNGSSVGSSGAKSSTPSGAGKNAQGDMRANSSISLTPEEETTQVLNGVSRSFPLPLETNVLSSVKRRSRYFRMREMFASAFSVRPGYTAPGYGAIHSRVGCVDLDRTTDYKFRIRTPQPINQMPPQNLTPQQLYKIQQNKMLQSQMMNMQHDSPNLNGQQEIEKRQQQMQAQGRQQQQYQSPEAVSQANNNIQRPVQQPNLQGKGLTPQEIQLQQQKLRQQQLQQQRFEAAAFHLANATKLMQNSNGEGGQEQSNNYVGTSSPAANSPPSQQSVGGSVGGRVNVGIGNFMDGYGGRVN